Proteins encoded in a region of the Haloglomus salinum genome:
- a CDS encoding PAS domain S-box protein translates to MSERSGPARPSGSGQRTAGAGPASERVLLLLEPGRDRELFAERLDDREVVVGDPDEPLPEFDLCLVDTTTYPTAAEALAERKAETASHLPVLLVVGPEEPTTVVRETADIADDVLPLPTSEPVLRSRVDSLLRARRDSLQLDAERERFRTLAETAPSAIVTIDGDGLVQYANPAVEQVFGYPPEAVVGEPLTMLIPPGLREAHREGLARYLETGERSLDWTGARLPGQHADGHEVPLLLAFAEHQPGGERRFTGIIQDVTEQVEREQELERTVDLLGKTQDIADVGGWEIDPETLDVLWTDQVYEILGLPKTDEPPLEEALEVYHPDDQPVIERAVETALETAEAFDVDVRIQRLDDEVRWVRVIGEPVVAEGEVETLRGTFQDITERREREQELERTVDLLDRTQSMADVAGWVVDAETLALTWTDQLFELLGLPVGEEPPLDEALEFYHPEDRPRIEAAIEAAISRAEPFDLDLRVVRADDEVRWVRTVGEPVVIDGEVETFRGTFQDITERKEREQELERYETVLETVPEAAWVLDESLDIIFADSNAAESTGLTREEMVGMSTEAFRESLFSDTEDYTEYVEAIEAILTGERESAEVVTEMSLQDGPFVIEIGLSPLTYDGEIEGVVGLARDITAQEERKQELERTVGMLDRAENIADVGGWQYDPEADELMWTEQVARIHGLDPAAEPPGVDDALGFYHPEDRPVITEAFERALEEGEPYDLELRIIRPDGDIRWVRTIGESEVVDGRRMLRGAIQDIHARKRRERERERTVEQLEQTRDIADVSGWEYNPVTEEVWWDGKVWDIYGQVPSFEPTAESVMGLYTPESRERMEAAMERAVAEFEPFDVEIEVDTEPTRWVRVTGEPQVEDGRTTVVRGVVRDITRRKRREEFLQRHERIVETADEPIYTLDADLQFTLVNGALTDLVDRDREALLGEHVSSVFSDRHAEALGDAATKFYARDDDDDDPITIETVITDSSGRDRYYQTTVSPKLGTGASHGLVCVSHDVTDVTEHERRLSVLDRVLRHNLRNKMNVVLARAQDIQRQAADEPVAAAGASIEAAAEELLGLGEAAREFHDALDPGGTHLLGVEDIAAHAGHVVEAARASYDDMTVEVDLPDHAPALAHAEFELALSELVDNAATHGGPGATVTVTVATVDDEVVVRVLDDGPGIPELERKALLAGSETPLQHATGLGLWFVQWTVRNSGGTMHIDDREGGGAVVELRLPAADPDE, encoded by the coding sequence GTGAGCGAACGGTCGGGTCCGGCCCGGCCGTCCGGTTCGGGGCAGCGAACGGCCGGGGCGGGCCCGGCGTCCGAGCGGGTCCTGCTGTTGCTCGAACCGGGGCGCGACCGGGAACTGTTCGCCGAGCGGCTCGACGACCGTGAGGTCGTCGTCGGTGACCCGGACGAGCCGCTCCCCGAGTTCGACCTCTGCCTCGTCGACACGACCACGTACCCGACGGCCGCCGAGGCGCTGGCCGAGCGGAAGGCCGAGACCGCATCCCATCTCCCGGTGTTGCTCGTCGTCGGGCCGGAGGAGCCGACGACGGTCGTTCGGGAGACTGCCGACATCGCCGACGACGTGCTCCCACTCCCGACCTCCGAGCCGGTCCTCCGGAGCCGGGTCGACTCGCTCCTGCGGGCGCGCCGGGACTCGCTCCAGCTCGATGCCGAGCGCGAGCGGTTCCGTACGCTCGCGGAGACGGCGCCCAGCGCCATCGTTACCATCGACGGCGACGGCCTCGTCCAGTACGCCAATCCGGCCGTCGAGCAGGTGTTCGGCTATCCGCCCGAGGCCGTGGTCGGAGAGCCGCTGACGATGCTGATACCCCCCGGACTCCGGGAGGCGCACCGGGAAGGGCTGGCACGCTACCTGGAGACCGGCGAGCGGTCGCTCGACTGGACCGGGGCACGGCTCCCCGGCCAGCACGCCGACGGCCACGAGGTCCCGCTGCTGCTGGCGTTCGCCGAGCACCAGCCCGGGGGCGAGCGACGGTTCACCGGCATCATCCAGGACGTGACCGAGCAGGTCGAGCGCGAGCAGGAACTGGAACGGACCGTCGACCTGCTGGGGAAGACCCAGGATATCGCCGACGTTGGTGGGTGGGAGATCGACCCGGAGACGCTGGATGTGCTCTGGACCGATCAGGTGTACGAGATACTCGGACTGCCGAAGACCGACGAGCCACCGCTGGAGGAGGCGCTCGAGGTCTACCATCCGGATGACCAGCCAGTCATCGAGCGTGCCGTCGAGACGGCCCTCGAGACGGCGGAAGCGTTCGACGTGGACGTACGCATCCAGCGCCTGGACGACGAGGTCCGGTGGGTTCGCGTCATCGGAGAGCCAGTCGTGGCCGAGGGCGAGGTCGAGACGCTGCGGGGGACCTTCCAGGACATCACGGAGCGCCGCGAGCGCGAGCAGGAACTGGAGCGGACGGTCGACCTGCTGGACCGGACCCAGTCCATGGCCGATGTCGCCGGCTGGGTGGTCGACGCCGAGACACTGGCGCTCACCTGGACCGACCAGCTGTTCGAACTCCTCGGCCTCCCGGTCGGCGAGGAGCCACCCCTGGACGAGGCGCTGGAGTTCTACCACCCGGAGGACCGGCCCCGCATCGAGGCCGCCATCGAGGCCGCGATATCGCGGGCCGAGCCGTTCGACCTCGACCTCCGCGTCGTGCGGGCCGACGACGAGGTCCGGTGGGTACGGACGGTCGGTGAGCCGGTCGTGATCGACGGCGAGGTCGAGACGTTCCGCGGGACCTTCCAGGACATCACCGAGCGCAAGGAGCGCGAGCAGGAACTCGAGCGCTACGAGACGGTGCTGGAGACGGTCCCGGAGGCGGCGTGGGTGCTCGACGAGTCCCTCGATATCATCTTCGCCGACAGCAACGCAGCGGAGTCCACCGGGCTGACACGAGAGGAGATGGTCGGGATGTCGACCGAGGCGTTCCGGGAGTCGCTGTTCTCAGACACCGAGGACTACACCGAGTACGTCGAGGCGATCGAGGCCATACTGACCGGCGAGCGCGAGAGTGCCGAGGTGGTCACGGAGATGTCGCTCCAGGACGGGCCGTTTGTCATCGAGATCGGTCTCTCCCCACTGACGTACGACGGGGAGATCGAGGGCGTTGTCGGGCTCGCACGCGACATCACGGCCCAGGAGGAGCGGAAGCAGGAACTCGAACGGACGGTCGGCATGCTCGACCGGGCCGAGAACATCGCCGATGTCGGCGGCTGGCAGTACGACCCCGAAGCCGACGAGCTCATGTGGACCGAGCAGGTTGCCCGTATCCACGGCCTCGACCCCGCCGCGGAGCCCCCCGGTGTGGACGACGCCCTCGGTTTCTACCACCCCGAAGACCGGCCGGTCATCACCGAGGCGTTCGAGCGGGCGCTCGAGGAGGGCGAGCCCTACGACCTCGAACTCCGGATAATCCGACCGGACGGCGATATCCGTTGGGTCCGGACCATCGGTGAGTCGGAGGTCGTCGACGGGCGGCGGATGCTGCGCGGCGCCATCCAGGATATCCACGCTCGGAAGAGGCGCGAGCGGGAGCGCGAACGGACCGTCGAGCAGCTCGAACAGACACGCGACATCGCGGACGTGAGCGGCTGGGAGTACAACCCCGTCACGGAGGAGGTGTGGTGGGACGGGAAGGTGTGGGATATCTACGGCCAGGTACCGTCGTTCGAGCCGACCGCAGAGTCGGTCATGGGGCTGTACACGCCGGAGTCCCGGGAGCGAATGGAGGCGGCCATGGAGCGAGCCGTCGCCGAGTTCGAGCCGTTCGACGTCGAGATCGAGGTCGACACTGAGCCGACGCGCTGGGTCCGGGTCACCGGCGAACCACAGGTCGAGGACGGTCGCACGACGGTCGTCCGCGGCGTCGTCCGGGACATCACGAGGCGCAAGCGCCGCGAGGAGTTCCTCCAGCGCCACGAGCGCATCGTCGAGACCGCCGACGAGCCGATATACACGCTGGACGCCGACCTGCAGTTCACGCTGGTCAACGGCGCGCTCACCGACCTGGTCGACCGCGACCGGGAGGCGTTGCTCGGCGAGCACGTCTCCTCGGTGTTCAGCGACCGACACGCCGAGGCACTCGGTGACGCCGCCACCAAGTTCTACGCCCGCGACGACGACGACGACGACCCCATCACCATCGAGACGGTCATCACGGACTCGTCGGGGCGGGACCGGTACTACCAGACGACGGTCTCGCCGAAGCTCGGTACCGGCGCCTCCCACGGTCTCGTCTGCGTGAGCCACGATGTGACCGATGTCACCGAACACGAGCGCCGGCTCTCGGTCCTGGACCGCGTGCTCCGGCACAACCTCCGCAACAAGATGAACGTCGTCCTGGCGCGGGCCCAGGACATCCAGCGGCAGGCTGCCGACGAGCCGGTCGCTGCAGCGGGCGCGTCGATCGAGGCGGCCGCCGAGGAGCTGCTGGGGCTGGGCGAGGCCGCCCGTGAGTTCCACGACGCGCTGGACCCCGGCGGGACGCACCTGCTCGGGGTCGAGGACATCGCTGCCCACGCCGGGCACGTCGTCGAGGCCGCCCGCGCCAGCTACGACGACATGACGGTCGAGGTGGACCTGCCCGACCACGCGCCGGCACTGGCCCACGCGGAGTTCGAACTGGCACTGAGCGAACTGGTCGACAACGCCGCCACCCACGGTGGACCCGGGGCCACCGTGACGGTCACGGTAGCGACGGTCGACGACGAGGTGGTCGTCCGGGTCCTCGACGACGGACCCGGCATCCCGGAGCTGGAGCGGAAGGCCCTCCTGGCCGGCTCGGAGACGCCGCTCCAGCACGCCACCGGCCTCGGCCTCTGGTTCGTCCAGTGGACGGTCAGGAACAGTGGCGGGACCATGCATATCGACGACCGCGAGGGAGGGGGTGCGGTCGTCGAACTCCGGCTCCCGGCTGCCGACCCGGACGAGTGA
- a CDS encoding PGF-CTERM sorting domain-containing protein, with protein sequence MQRAVLLSVVLVVSVVAPFVGTAVATQEQVTLDVKVVNEAGAPVSGATVNATWDGGSASETTTSSGRTLIDVPRGEDIELSIQDDTYVRNFPKIVTNAEAQDVTIEVAEKGSATLTFTEEGSTAVRNATVFIRSGQRVVVSGKTNANGRFSSGTIEQGDYTLIFRKDGYFRNETSLSVPGTVIRSHEMRQGSVNLEFRVFDDHFDDPRPLSDAAVTLEGTGTQRATNGRVTFTVPVNTKQEVDITKEGYQTVERTVTVGESGQTVRATTQRTPELNLTAESTRVLVGNRVGVSVLNAYDEPVNGATLSLDGETLGQTGTDGQFRFRVEQTGNLTLVAQSGSLTSEEVVVRGLEVDEATPTPTATPTAAATATPAEETPTATPAVGLPGFTPVAGVLGLLLAALLLRRRD encoded by the coding sequence ATGCAACGCGCCGTACTGCTCAGTGTGGTCCTCGTGGTTTCCGTGGTGGCGCCGTTCGTCGGTACTGCGGTGGCGACACAGGAGCAGGTGACGCTGGACGTGAAGGTGGTCAACGAGGCGGGGGCCCCCGTCAGTGGGGCGACGGTCAACGCGACGTGGGATGGCGGGAGCGCGAGCGAGACGACGACCTCCAGCGGTCGGACGCTCATCGACGTGCCCCGAGGGGAGGATATCGAACTCTCCATCCAGGACGACACCTACGTCCGTAACTTCCCCAAAATCGTTACGAACGCCGAGGCCCAGGACGTGACCATCGAGGTCGCGGAGAAGGGGTCGGCGACCCTGACGTTCACCGAGGAGGGTAGCACCGCTGTCCGGAACGCGACGGTGTTCATCCGGTCGGGCCAGCGCGTGGTGGTCTCGGGGAAGACGAACGCGAACGGCCGGTTCTCCAGCGGCACCATCGAGCAGGGTGACTACACGCTCATCTTCCGGAAGGACGGCTACTTCCGCAACGAGACCTCGCTGTCGGTCCCCGGGACCGTCATCCGCTCCCACGAGATGCGGCAGGGGAGCGTGAACCTGGAGTTCCGCGTCTTCGATGACCACTTCGACGACCCGCGGCCGCTCTCCGACGCCGCCGTCACGCTCGAGGGGACCGGCACCCAGCGAGCGACCAACGGCCGGGTCACGTTCACCGTTCCGGTCAACACCAAGCAGGAGGTCGACATCACGAAGGAGGGGTACCAGACCGTCGAACGGACGGTCACCGTCGGCGAGTCCGGTCAGACCGTCCGCGCGACCACCCAGCGGACGCCGGAACTGAACCTGACCGCCGAGAGCACCCGTGTACTCGTCGGGAACCGGGTCGGTGTCTCCGTCCTGAACGCCTACGACGAGCCGGTCAACGGCGCGACTCTCTCGCTCGACGGCGAGACGCTCGGCCAGACCGGGACCGACGGACAGTTCCGGTTCCGGGTCGAACAGACCGGGAACCTGACGCTGGTGGCCCAGTCCGGGTCACTGACCTCCGAGGAGGTCGTCGTCCGTGGACTGGAGGTCGACGAAGCGACACCGACGCCGACCGCGACGCCGACGGCCGCCGCGACCGCGACGCCGGCCGAAGAGACGCCGACAGCCACCCCGGCAGTCGGACTGCCCGGGTTCACCCCGGTCGCCGGCGTGCTGGGGCTGCTGCTGGCGGCACTGCTGCTACGCCGGCGCGACTGA
- a CDS encoding DUF7562 family protein yields MWGSRDRDRTQVTCIACGEEVPRTAAREYDKHGNRWERADKEFEFLCKECHSDICHQPRGDLETVLVESGAGEDDRTAFLRRYTELATGEAESEAESERERER; encoded by the coding sequence ATGTGGGGCAGCCGAGATCGTGACCGGACGCAGGTCACGTGCATCGCCTGTGGCGAGGAGGTGCCGCGAACGGCGGCACGCGAGTACGACAAGCACGGCAACCGCTGGGAGCGCGCCGACAAGGAGTTCGAGTTCCTCTGCAAGGAGTGTCACAGCGACATCTGCCACCAGCCACGGGGGGACCTGGAGACCGTCCTCGTCGAGAGCGGCGCCGGCGAGGACGACCGGACGGCGTTCCTCCGCCGCTACACCGAACTCGCGACCGGCGAGGCCGAAAGCGAAGCAGAGAGCGAACGCGAGCGCGAGCGGTAG
- a CDS encoding ribonuclease catalytic domain-containing protein, with the protein MSDTDADEQAQAGTAEGQGPVRIDVELADALAAKRESLFEEFDLNDEFPNEVLSEARERTTDTENEIQSEIGEDYRTDCRDLTTCTIDPADAQDYDDAISIRRDEDYYYLHVHIADVTHYVEPGSAMWDEAVERANTVYLPGYTMHMLPPVLAETVCSLVPNEDRLAHTVEMKIDAETLSNESIDIYKSVVHSDERLTYKQAENRLDEPDADLHEELSLAYELAEALHEQRKADGSLVLNPKRDRAHTIIEECMLKANKAVTHELQWVRGLEAMFRVHPQPTPEEWDEALQEIQDLDGVSIPGEAWDDPRKAVNATLEQAPGRQLNKIQWAVMKVMPRAKYMADPFGGHHALNFEIYGHFTSPIRRLSDLVNHWIIYQNETPGDHSLPSLCDHASSKQKDGETVERIYKDFLQEVGLDPHAINNRGVEVVEDPGPDEDLDRRKSEVSPEAFN; encoded by the coding sequence ATGAGCGACACGGACGCCGACGAGCAGGCGCAGGCCGGGACCGCGGAGGGGCAGGGCCCCGTCCGCATCGACGTCGAACTGGCCGATGCGCTCGCCGCCAAGCGGGAGTCCCTCTTCGAGGAGTTCGACCTCAACGACGAGTTCCCGAACGAGGTCCTCAGCGAGGCCCGCGAGCGGACGACCGACACCGAGAACGAGATCCAGTCGGAGATCGGCGAGGACTACCGCACGGACTGCCGGGACCTCACCACCTGCACCATCGACCCGGCCGACGCGCAGGACTACGACGACGCCATCTCCATCCGCCGCGACGAGGACTACTACTACCTCCACGTCCACATCGCCGACGTCACCCACTACGTCGAGCCGGGCAGCGCGATGTGGGACGAGGCCGTCGAGCGGGCCAACACCGTCTACCTGCCGGGCTACACGATGCACATGCTCCCGCCCGTGCTGGCGGAGACGGTCTGCTCACTGGTCCCCAACGAGGACCGCCTCGCACACACCGTCGAGATGAAGATCGACGCCGAGACGCTCTCGAACGAGTCCATCGACATCTACAAATCCGTCGTTCACTCCGACGAGCGGCTCACCTACAAGCAGGCCGAGAACCGCCTCGACGAACCCGACGCCGACCTCCACGAGGAGCTGTCGCTGGCGTACGAGCTGGCCGAGGCGCTCCACGAGCAGCGCAAGGCGGACGGCTCGCTCGTCCTGAACCCCAAACGCGACCGCGCCCACACAATCATCGAAGAGTGCATGCTGAAGGCCAACAAGGCCGTCACGCACGAACTCCAGTGGGTCCGCGGGCTGGAGGCGATGTTCCGCGTCCACCCCCAGCCCACCCCCGAGGAGTGGGACGAGGCCTTACAGGAGATTCAGGACCTCGACGGCGTCTCCATCCCCGGCGAGGCGTGGGACGACCCGCGCAAGGCCGTCAACGCCACCCTCGAACAGGCACCGGGCCGCCAGCTCAACAAGATCCAGTGGGCCGTGATGAAGGTCATGCCGCGGGCGAAGTACATGGCCGACCCGTTCGGCGGCCATCACGCGCTCAACTTCGAGATCTACGGCCACTTCACCTCGCCCATCCGCCGGCTCTCGGACCTCGTCAACCACTGGATAATCTACCAGAACGAGACCCCCGGAGACCATTCGCTCCCGTCGCTCTGTGACCACGCCTCCTCGAAACAGAAGGACGGCGAGACGGTCGAGCGCATCTACAAGGACTTCCTCCAGGAGGTCGGCCTCGACCCGCACGCCATCAACAACCGCGGCGTCGAGGTCGTCGAGGACCCCGGCCCCGACGAGGACCTGGACCGGCGCAAGAGCGAGGTCAGTCCGGAAGCGTTCAACTGA
- a CDS encoding H/ACA ribonucleoprotein complex subunit GAR1 has product MRRLGEVVRTAQGLAIVRCPDDGHPDIGTMVLDEDLETVGRVVDVFGPVERPYLAVTPDDGVVLPSLVGGPVYAR; this is encoded by the coding sequence ATGAGGCGACTCGGCGAGGTGGTCCGGACCGCCCAGGGCCTCGCCATCGTCCGCTGCCCGGACGATGGCCACCCCGATATCGGGACGATGGTGCTGGACGAGGACCTGGAGACGGTCGGCCGCGTCGTCGACGTGTTCGGCCCCGTCGAGCGGCCGTACCTGGCGGTCACGCCCGACGACGGTGTGGTGCTGCCGTCACTGGTGGGCGGGCCGGTGTACGCGCGGTAA
- the srp19 gene encoding signal recognition particle subunit SRP19 — protein MVENVLYPAYFDAAYSRGEGRRVPRDLAVEEPTVDELAKAVQQVGYDAVIERDKTYVREFEPRGRVLVQDADDAGKSDLLGAVAAYLTALRE, from the coding sequence ATGGTCGAGAACGTCCTCTACCCCGCCTACTTCGATGCCGCCTACTCTCGCGGGGAGGGTCGCCGGGTCCCACGGGACCTCGCGGTCGAGGAGCCGACGGTCGACGAGCTCGCGAAGGCCGTCCAGCAGGTCGGCTACGACGCCGTCATCGAGCGCGACAAGACGTACGTCCGCGAGTTCGAACCGCGGGGGCGCGTCCTCGTACAGGACGCCGACGACGCCGGCAAGTCAGACCTGCTCGGCGCCGTCGCCGCGTACCTGACGGCGTTGCGGGAGTGA
- a CDS encoding NADP-dependent malic enzyme, which translates to MGLDEDSLDYHERDPPGKLEISTTKPTNTQRDLSLAYSPGVAAPCREIRDNPDDAFSYTAKGNMVGVVSNGTAVLGLGDIGAQASKPVMEGKGVLFKRFADIDVFDIELDQDDPKDIIQSVSAMEPTFGGINLEDIKAPECFEVEERLREEMDIPVFHDDQHGTAIISGAALVNAADIAGKDLSDLEIVFSGAGASAIATARFYVSLGAKRENITMCDSSGIITQERADAGDVNEFKQEFASDRPAGDLADAMEGADVFVGLSIGGLVSQEMIQSMADDPIVFAMANPDPEIGYEAAKHARDDTVIMATGRSDYPNQVNNVLGFPFIFRGALDVRATEINEEMKVAAAEALADLARQDVPDAVVKAYGDEPLQFGPEYIIPKPLDPRVLFEVAPAVADAAVESGCARKELDREQYVERLEARLGKSREMMRVVLNKAKSEPKRVVLAEGDDEKMVRAAFQLQEQGIAEPVLVGDREEIWATAERLGLDFSPEIVDPEEGNLDPYAERLHQLRRRKGITRREADELIQDGNYLGSVMVEMGDADAMLTGLMHHYPSALRPPLQVIGTADDADYAAGVYMLTFKNRVVFCADATVNQEPDEEVLAEVTKQTAKLARRFNIEPRAALLSYSDFGSVDNEGTRKPREAARMLHGDDEVDFPVDGEMQADTAVVEEMLEGDYDFADLDEPANVLVFPNLEAGNIAYKLLQRLGGAEAIGPMLVGMDKPVHVLQRGDEVKDIVNLAGVAVVDAQED; encoded by the coding sequence ATGGGACTCGACGAGGATTCGCTCGACTATCACGAACGCGACCCTCCCGGCAAACTGGAGATCTCGACGACGAAGCCGACCAACACGCAGCGGGACCTCTCACTGGCCTACTCGCCCGGCGTCGCGGCACCGTGCCGCGAGATCCGCGACAACCCGGACGACGCCTTCAGCTACACCGCGAAGGGGAACATGGTCGGGGTGGTCTCGAACGGGACCGCCGTTCTCGGACTGGGCGACATCGGCGCACAGGCCTCCAAGCCCGTGATGGAGGGGAAGGGGGTGCTGTTCAAGCGGTTCGCCGACATCGACGTCTTCGATATCGAACTCGACCAGGACGACCCGAAGGACATCATCCAGTCGGTGTCGGCGATGGAGCCGACGTTCGGCGGCATCAATCTGGAGGATATCAAGGCCCCCGAGTGCTTCGAGGTCGAGGAGCGGCTGCGCGAGGAGATGGACATCCCCGTCTTCCACGACGACCAGCACGGGACCGCCATCATCTCCGGCGCGGCGCTCGTCAACGCCGCAGACATCGCCGGCAAGGACCTCTCGGACCTCGAAATCGTCTTCTCCGGTGCCGGCGCCTCGGCCATCGCGACGGCCCGCTTCTACGTCTCGCTCGGCGCGAAGCGCGAGAACATCACGATGTGTGACTCCTCGGGCATCATCACCCAGGAGCGCGCCGACGCGGGCGACGTCAACGAGTTCAAGCAGGAGTTCGCCAGCGACCGCCCGGCGGGCGACCTCGCGGACGCCATGGAGGGCGCGGACGTGTTCGTCGGCCTCTCCATCGGCGGCCTCGTGAGCCAGGAGATGATCCAGTCGATGGCCGACGACCCCATCGTCTTCGCGATGGCGAACCCGGACCCCGAGATCGGCTACGAGGCGGCCAAGCACGCCCGGGACGACACCGTCATCATGGCGACGGGGCGCTCGGACTACCCGAATCAGGTGAACAACGTGCTGGGCTTCCCGTTCATCTTCCGCGGCGCGCTGGACGTGCGCGCGACGGAGATAAACGAGGAGATGAAGGTCGCCGCCGCCGAGGCGCTCGCGGACCTCGCCCGGCAGGACGTGCCTGACGCCGTCGTGAAGGCGTACGGCGACGAACCGCTCCAGTTCGGCCCGGAGTACATCATCCCGAAGCCGCTGGACCCGCGGGTCCTGTTCGAGGTCGCGCCGGCCGTCGCGGACGCGGCCGTCGAGTCGGGCTGTGCCCGCAAGGAACTCGACCGCGAGCAGTACGTCGAGCGGCTCGAAGCGCGGCTGGGCAAGTCCCGCGAGATGATGCGGGTCGTCCTCAACAAGGCCAAGAGCGAACCAAAACGGGTCGTTCTCGCCGAGGGCGACGACGAGAAGATGGTCCGGGCGGCGTTCCAGCTCCAGGAGCAGGGTATCGCCGAGCCGGTCCTGGTCGGCGACCGCGAGGAGATCTGGGCGACGGCCGAGCGCCTCGGCCTGGACTTCTCGCCGGAGATCGTCGACCCCGAGGAGGGGAACCTCGACCCGTACGCCGAGCGCCTCCACCAGCTCCGCCGGCGGAAGGGTATCACCCGCCGCGAGGCGGACGAACTCATCCAGGACGGCAACTACCTCGGCAGCGTGATGGTGGAGATGGGCGACGCCGACGCGATGCTGACGGGGCTGATGCACCACTACCCCAGCGCCCTGCGCCCGCCGCTGCAGGTCATCGGCACCGCCGACGACGCCGACTACGCGGCCGGCGTCTACATGCTGACGTTCAAGAACAGAGTCGTCTTCTGCGCCGACGCCACCGTCAACCAGGAGCCCGACGAGGAGGTGCTCGCGGAGGTCACGAAACAGACCGCCAAACTCGCCCGCCGGTTCAACATCGAGCCCCGGGCCGCGCTGCTGTCGTACTCGGACTTCGGCAGCGTCGACAACGAGGGCACGCGCAAGCCCCGCGAGGCCGCGCGGATGCTCCACGGCGACGACGAGGTCGACTTCCCGGTCGACGGCGAGATGCAGGCCGATACCGCCGTCGTCGAGGAGATGCTCGAGGGCGACTACGACTTCGCGGATCTCGACGAGCCCGCGAACGTGCTCGTCTTCCCGAACCTCGAGGCCGGCAACATCGCGTACAAACTGCTCCAGCGCCTCGGCGGCGCCGAGGCCATCGGCCCGATGCTGGTCGGCATGGACAAGCCCGTCCACGTCCTCCAGCGCGGCGACGAGGTCAAGGACATCGTCAACCTCGCAGGCGTCGCCGTCGTCGACGCGCAGGAAGACTGA
- a CDS encoding bile acid:sodium symporter family protein, protein MSVASRAARLVDEYLVGWVVLAVVVGFAVPELGAVTALSTPILAAMVGAVSLTLSVGAFRAVDRRALAVALVVQTGMVLAAFAVARLLGLGPALTVGFVVLGAVTPELVTPVMTELADGDTALASAVLVLVGLGSVALVPGAVTLLVGDAVAFDTLRIVRGLALAVVLPMLVAVGLRTRYPARVGRYDHLYPSVAAVLVVVIIGGVTAENADLLRAGGSRLALVAVGALALNPAGYGAGWLASSPFDRSARVATTLSVGMRDFAVAAALVVSAGFPPAAALPAVAFGVIELVTSAGLARWFRRGS, encoded by the coding sequence GTGAGCGTCGCGAGCCGCGCCGCCCGGCTCGTCGATGAGTACCTCGTCGGCTGGGTGGTGCTCGCCGTCGTCGTGGGGTTCGCGGTGCCCGAACTCGGCGCCGTGACAGCGCTCTCGACGCCCATCCTCGCCGCGATGGTCGGCGCGGTCTCGCTCACGCTGTCGGTCGGCGCCTTCCGCGCGGTCGACCGCCGGGCGCTTGCGGTGGCGCTGGTCGTCCAGACCGGGATGGTGCTGGCGGCGTTCGCCGTCGCGCGCCTGCTCGGGCTGGGGCCGGCGCTCACCGTCGGGTTCGTCGTGCTGGGCGCGGTGACACCCGAACTCGTCACGCCCGTGATGACCGAACTCGCCGACGGCGATACGGCGCTGGCCTCCGCGGTCCTCGTGCTCGTGGGGCTCGGCAGCGTCGCCCTCGTCCCCGGCGCCGTGACGCTCCTCGTCGGCGATGCCGTCGCGTTCGACACGCTCCGTATCGTCCGCGGGCTGGCGCTGGCCGTCGTCCTGCCGATGCTCGTCGCTGTGGGCCTGCGGACCCGATATCCGGCGCGCGTGGGGCGGTACGACCACCTCTATCCCTCCGTGGCGGCGGTGCTGGTGGTCGTCATCATCGGCGGCGTGACGGCCGAGAACGCCGACCTCCTGCGCGCGGGCGGGTCGCGGCTCGCGCTCGTGGCCGTGGGTGCGCTCGCGCTCAACCCCGCGGGCTACGGCGCGGGGTGGCTCGCGAGCAGCCCGTTCGACCGCTCGGCGCGCGTGGCGACGACGCTCTCGGTCGGGATGCGCGACTTCGCGGTCGCGGCCGCGCTGGTCGTCTCGGCGGGCTTCCCGCCGGCCGCGGCACTTCCGGCGGTGGCGTTCGGGGTCATCGAACTCGTGACGAGTGCGGGGCTGGCGCGGTGGTTCCGGCGCGGAAGCTGA